The proteins below come from a single Anguilla rostrata isolate EN2019 chromosome 3, ASM1855537v3, whole genome shotgun sequence genomic window:
- the pias4b gene encoding E3 SUMO-protein ligase PIAS4b isoform X2 produces the protein MAAELVEAMNMVKSFRVSDLQTLLTSMGRSKSGLKQDLVGRALRLVQKEHTPELLLNIRQLYESRFPKAAAAAPPREAGWGASRRAEGPPQPAPNLQGTDYLNGLPKPAPSPAAAEIKLAPLPFYQTLETLLPPTELGAQSGEKLQDSQCSFELTPSQVERIRTCRELRPSLKSIQVVLRICYTDPSSVQEDQYPPNIAVKVNQFYCHVPGYYPSNKPGVEPRRPCRPINITPWLHLSTATNRITVTWGNFGKRYCVSLYLVRVFTAAELFTQLKHFSVESTERCRERIQDKLRFDPESEIATTGLCVSLICPLVKMRLGVPCRVLTCAHLQCFDAVFFLQMNEKKPTWTCPVCDKPAPFELLAIDGLLSEILKETEDVEEIEYLADGSWRPIREEKEKERSSTPECPLLDISAAEANGHSPAHSGSSQTGATAPPAAPAVVVDLTEDTFSEEEEGGGGAGDSEDTDDSQDSPPPKKGRCGYDKDLVTAY, from the exons ATGGCGGCCGAACTAGTGGAAGCGATG aacATGGTGAAGAGTTTCAGGGTGTCGGACCTGCAGACGCTGTTGACGTCCATGGGGCGCAGTAAGAGCGGACTGAAGCAGGACCTGGTGGGGCGGGCTCTCCGGCTGGTGCAGAAGGAGCACACCCCCGAGCTGCTGCTCAACATCCGCCAGCTGTACGAGTCGCGCTTCCCcaaggccgccgccgccgccccccctcgGGAGGCGGGCTGGGGGGCCTCCCGCCGGGCCGAGGggcccccccagcccgcccccaACCTGCAGGGCACAGACTACCTCAACGGCCTGCCCAagccagccccctcccccgccgccgcAGAGATCAAGCTGGCCCCTCTGCCCTTCTACCAGACGCTGGAGAcgctgctgccccctactgagCTGG gggCTCAGAGCGGAGAGAAGCTGCAGGACAGTCAGTGCTCCTTCGAGCTCACGCCCAGCCAGGTGGAGCGGATTCGAACCTGCAG AGAGCTGCGGCCGTCGTTAAAGTCGATCCAGGTGGTGCTCAG AATCTGCTACACAGACCCCTCCAGCGTCCAGGAGGATCAGTACCCCCCTAATATTGCGGTGAAGGTGAACCAGTTCTACTGTCACGTGCCG GGTTACTACCCCTCAAATAAGCCGGGGGTGGAGCCACGCCGGCCCTGTCGGCCAATCAACATCACGCCCTGGCTGCACCTCTCCACCGCAACCAATCGCATCACGGTCACCTGGGGCAACTTCGGAAAG AGGTACTGCGTGTCCCTGTACCTGGTGAGGGTCTTCACTGCGGCCGAGCTCTTCACACAACTCAAGCACTTCTCAGTGGAGAGCACTGAGCGGTGCAGAGAACGCA TCCAGGACAAACTGAGGTTCGACCCTGAGAGCGAGATCGCCACCACGGGGCTGTGCGTGTCGCTCATCTGTCCG ctggtGAAGATGCGTCTGGGCGTGCCCTGTCGGGTGCTCACCTGTGCCCACCTGCAGTGCTTCGACGCCGTCTTCTTCCTGCAGATGAACGAGAAGAAGCCCACCTGGACCTGTCCCGTGTGCGACAAGCCCGCCCCCTTCGAGCTGCTGGCCATCGACGG ACTGTTGTCGGAGATCCTGAAGGAGACTGAGGACGTGGAGGAGATCGAGTATCTGGCGGACGGCTCCTGGAGGCCGATCCgtgaggagaaggagaaggagcgcAGCAGCACACcagagtgccccctgctggacataT cGGCGGCGGAAGCTAACGGTCACTCCCCGGCACACAGTGGCTCCAGCCAGACGGgagccacagcgccccctgcagcgCCGGCGGTGGTGGTGGACCTGACGGAGGACACGTtctccgaggaggaggagggcgggggcggggcgggggacaGCGAGGACACGGACGACAGCCAGGacagcccccctcccaaaaaaggCAGATGTGGCTACGACAAGGACCTGGTCACTGCGTACTGA
- the pias4b gene encoding E3 SUMO-protein ligase PIAS4b isoform X1: protein MVKSFRVSDLQTLLTSMGRSKSGLKQDLVGRALRLVQKEHTPELLLNIRQLYESRFPKAAAAAPPREAGWGASRRAEGPPQPAPNLQGTDYLNGLPKPAPSPAAAEIKLAPLPFYQTLETLLPPTELGAQSGEKLQDSQCSFELTPSQVERIRTCRELRPSLKSIQVVLRICYTDPSSVQEDQYPPNIAVKVNQFYCHVPGYYPSNKPGVEPRRPCRPINITPWLHLSTATNRITVTWGNFGKRYCVSLYLVRVFTAAELFTQLKHFSVESTERCRERIQDKLRFDPESEIATTGLCVSLICPLVKMRLGVPCRVLTCAHLQCFDAVFFLQMNEKKPTWTCPVCDKPAPFELLAIDGLLSEILKETEDVEEIEYLADGSWRPIREEKEKERSSTPECPLLDISAAEANGHSPAHSGSSQTGATAPPAAPAVVVDLTEDTFSEEEEGGGGAGDSEDTDDSQDSPPPKKGRCGYDKDLVTAY from the exons ATGGTGAAGAGTTTCAGGGTGTCGGACCTGCAGACGCTGTTGACGTCCATGGGGCGCAGTAAGAGCGGACTGAAGCAGGACCTGGTGGGGCGGGCTCTCCGGCTGGTGCAGAAGGAGCACACCCCCGAGCTGCTGCTCAACATCCGCCAGCTGTACGAGTCGCGCTTCCCcaaggccgccgccgccgccccccctcgGGAGGCGGGCTGGGGGGCCTCCCGCCGGGCCGAGGggcccccccagcccgcccccaACCTGCAGGGCACAGACTACCTCAACGGCCTGCCCAagccagccccctcccccgccgccgcAGAGATCAAGCTGGCCCCTCTGCCCTTCTACCAGACGCTGGAGAcgctgctgccccctactgagCTGG gggCTCAGAGCGGAGAGAAGCTGCAGGACAGTCAGTGCTCCTTCGAGCTCACGCCCAGCCAGGTGGAGCGGATTCGAACCTGCAG AGAGCTGCGGCCGTCGTTAAAGTCGATCCAGGTGGTGCTCAG AATCTGCTACACAGACCCCTCCAGCGTCCAGGAGGATCAGTACCCCCCTAATATTGCGGTGAAGGTGAACCAGTTCTACTGTCACGTGCCG GGTTACTACCCCTCAAATAAGCCGGGGGTGGAGCCACGCCGGCCCTGTCGGCCAATCAACATCACGCCCTGGCTGCACCTCTCCACCGCAACCAATCGCATCACGGTCACCTGGGGCAACTTCGGAAAG AGGTACTGCGTGTCCCTGTACCTGGTGAGGGTCTTCACTGCGGCCGAGCTCTTCACACAACTCAAGCACTTCTCAGTGGAGAGCACTGAGCGGTGCAGAGAACGCA TCCAGGACAAACTGAGGTTCGACCCTGAGAGCGAGATCGCCACCACGGGGCTGTGCGTGTCGCTCATCTGTCCG ctggtGAAGATGCGTCTGGGCGTGCCCTGTCGGGTGCTCACCTGTGCCCACCTGCAGTGCTTCGACGCCGTCTTCTTCCTGCAGATGAACGAGAAGAAGCCCACCTGGACCTGTCCCGTGTGCGACAAGCCCGCCCCCTTCGAGCTGCTGGCCATCGACGG ACTGTTGTCGGAGATCCTGAAGGAGACTGAGGACGTGGAGGAGATCGAGTATCTGGCGGACGGCTCCTGGAGGCCGATCCgtgaggagaaggagaaggagcgcAGCAGCACACcagagtgccccctgctggacataT cGGCGGCGGAAGCTAACGGTCACTCCCCGGCACACAGTGGCTCCAGCCAGACGGgagccacagcgccccctgcagcgCCGGCGGTGGTGGTGGACCTGACGGAGGACACGTtctccgaggaggaggagggcgggggcggggcgggggacaGCGAGGACACGGACGACAGCCAGGacagcccccctcccaaaaaaggCAGATGTGGCTACGACAAGGACCTGGTCACTGCGTACTGA
- the pias4b gene encoding E3 SUMO-protein ligase PIAS4b isoform X3 — translation MEAEVVDATNMVKSFRVSDLQTLLTSMGRSKSGLKQDLVGRALRLVQKEHTPELLLNIRQLYESRFPKAAAAAPPREAGWGASRRAEGPPQPAPNLQGTDYLNGLPKPAPSPAAAEIKLAPLPFYQTLETLLPPTELGAQSGEKLQDSQCSFELTPSQVERIRTCRELRPSLKSIQVVLRICYTDPSSVQEDQYPPNIAVKVNQFYCHVPGYYPSNKPGVEPRRPCRPINITPWLHLSTATNRITVTWGNFGKRYCVSLYLVRVFTAAELFTQLKHFSVESTERCRERIQDKLRFDPESEIATTGLCVSLICPLVKMRLGVPCRVLTCAHLQCFDAVFFLQMNEKKPTWTCPVCDKPAPFELLAIDGLLSEILKETEDVEEIEYLADGSWRPIREEKEKERSSTPECPLLDISAAEANGHSPAHSGSSQTGATAPPAAPAVVVDLTEDTFSEEEEGGGGAGDSEDTDDSQDSPPPKKGRCGYDKDLVTAY, via the exons ATGGAGGCTGAGGTAGTGGATGCGACG aacATGGTGAAGAGTTTCAGGGTGTCGGACCTGCAGACGCTGTTGACGTCCATGGGGCGCAGTAAGAGCGGACTGAAGCAGGACCTGGTGGGGCGGGCTCTCCGGCTGGTGCAGAAGGAGCACACCCCCGAGCTGCTGCTCAACATCCGCCAGCTGTACGAGTCGCGCTTCCCcaaggccgccgccgccgccccccctcgGGAGGCGGGCTGGGGGGCCTCCCGCCGGGCCGAGGggcccccccagcccgcccccaACCTGCAGGGCACAGACTACCTCAACGGCCTGCCCAagccagccccctcccccgccgccgcAGAGATCAAGCTGGCCCCTCTGCCCTTCTACCAGACGCTGGAGAcgctgctgccccctactgagCTGG gggCTCAGAGCGGAGAGAAGCTGCAGGACAGTCAGTGCTCCTTCGAGCTCACGCCCAGCCAGGTGGAGCGGATTCGAACCTGCAG AGAGCTGCGGCCGTCGTTAAAGTCGATCCAGGTGGTGCTCAG AATCTGCTACACAGACCCCTCCAGCGTCCAGGAGGATCAGTACCCCCCTAATATTGCGGTGAAGGTGAACCAGTTCTACTGTCACGTGCCG GGTTACTACCCCTCAAATAAGCCGGGGGTGGAGCCACGCCGGCCCTGTCGGCCAATCAACATCACGCCCTGGCTGCACCTCTCCACCGCAACCAATCGCATCACGGTCACCTGGGGCAACTTCGGAAAG AGGTACTGCGTGTCCCTGTACCTGGTGAGGGTCTTCACTGCGGCCGAGCTCTTCACACAACTCAAGCACTTCTCAGTGGAGAGCACTGAGCGGTGCAGAGAACGCA TCCAGGACAAACTGAGGTTCGACCCTGAGAGCGAGATCGCCACCACGGGGCTGTGCGTGTCGCTCATCTGTCCG ctggtGAAGATGCGTCTGGGCGTGCCCTGTCGGGTGCTCACCTGTGCCCACCTGCAGTGCTTCGACGCCGTCTTCTTCCTGCAGATGAACGAGAAGAAGCCCACCTGGACCTGTCCCGTGTGCGACAAGCCCGCCCCCTTCGAGCTGCTGGCCATCGACGG ACTGTTGTCGGAGATCCTGAAGGAGACTGAGGACGTGGAGGAGATCGAGTATCTGGCGGACGGCTCCTGGAGGCCGATCCgtgaggagaaggagaaggagcgcAGCAGCACACcagagtgccccctgctggacataT cGGCGGCGGAAGCTAACGGTCACTCCCCGGCACACAGTGGCTCCAGCCAGACGGgagccacagcgccccctgcagcgCCGGCGGTGGTGGTGGACCTGACGGAGGACACGTtctccgaggaggaggagggcgggggcggggcgggggacaGCGAGGACACGGACGACAGCCAGGacagcccccctcccaaaaaaggCAGATGTGGCTACGACAAGGACCTGGTCACTGCGTACTGA